The nucleotide sequence gtcccaTACGCACAAAAGTTGGCTCAAATTTTGttaacaaatttgtttacgtccctgttagtgagcattgatcctttgccaagataatccatccacctgaaatGTGTGGCAAATCAAAAAGgtgatttaaacagcatgatcattacacaggtgcaccttgtgctgaggacaataaaaggccacacttAAATGCGCagttgtcacaaaacacaatgccacagatctctTATTTTGAGGGTGCACacaatttgcatgctgactgcaggaatgtccaccagagctgttgccagagaatttaatgttaatttctttaccataagccttcgttttagagaatttggcagtatgtccaaccgcagaccacgtgtaaccacgccagtctAGGACCTCCAcacccggcttcttcacctgcgggatcatctgagacaggccacccggacagctgataagactgaggagtatttctgtctgtaataaagcccttttttgggggaataactcattctgattggctgggcttggatccccagtgggtgggcctatgccctcccaggcccacccacggctgcgcccctgcccagtcatgtgaaatcgatttagattagggcctaattcattattttcaattgactgatttccttaaattaactgtaactcagtaaaatccttaattgttgcatgttgcgtttctatttttgttcagtctatTTTCTTAGacgccaattttttttttttgtgacgcTCCCTGCTAACGCTCCCTTCTAACGTGTCCTGCACGGCCTGTGATCATCATAGAGGGGAGACAGAAGGCATGTCCATGTTCCAGAGTCTTCACTTTCAGGAATGTGGTCATAATAGCTTATTGCCAAAACAGTAAAAACACTAGAGCCAAATTCATAGAAAGAAAATGAATGCAATATGCCACATTGGCTTCAGAAACCGCCAGAAGCTTCTGTTTACCACAGAGAGAGTTTGATCTGTTCTCCTCTATCTTTCCTGGCTGGCAtagtaccaggatgttgtctctggttttgaatctgaatttaTAGAACTGAATGCATCTGAGAAGTTGAATGTATTAGACTTTGATTAACTTAAATGATAGTTTGTTAACTTGGAAGACAGTGAATGCAATATCTACCATATTGGAACTTAATATATAAATATTCAATTTGAAAATTAAATGCTAAATTAATTCATTTCTGTTTCAAATCATAAAATACAAGTTCAATTTCTGAATTGAATTATTCAATTAGTGCATTACAAATTCAAACAATTTCTGTTGGCACAATTTTCATACATTTGATTTACTgcttttagaaatgaaagcactatGTATCTAGTCCCTCCATTTGAGGAAGTCATATGTATTTGggcaaattcacttatagtgtattgaagtagtcaaaagttaagtatttgaACCCATATTCCTTGCACTCAATGACtgtcaagcttgtgactacaaactctttggatgcatttgcagtttgttttggttctgTTTCAGATTATGCTTTGCCCAATTGGAACTGAATGGGGAATAGtttgagtcacttttattgtaaataagaatagaagatgtttctgaacactccTACTTTAATGTAGATGCTACCGTGATTactcattattcatgattatccgtaatcatggtagcatccacattaatgtagaagtgtttagaaacgtaTTGTATTATTTACAATACAAtttactccaaaatgacacaatacattattcaccattcaatTCCTATTGAGCACAACATAATCCGAAACACACCCAAAATAAACTGCAAATATATCCAacagtgctttcatttctaaacggtaaacagatatgtatgaaaataccctcaactAAAAGGTGGCATTGTACTatcgcctcatatgaaacatttgatctcaaattcaCAATGCTGgcgtatagagccaaattaaaagtttAGGCGTCACTGTTCAGATAAATACAGTGGCGTATACCAGTAGGCTTTTTTGTCTATGTATGCAGGTGTGATTGTCTCTAACCCTTTGACAGGTGATCCCTTGGTTGCGGAAGAGGAAATGGTTGATTTGACCTATCAGGTTTTTACATCATCTTTTGTGGACCTCACGAACAACAATGACTCTAGTGGTGAGTGCAAATCTGCAAGTAGCCAATCGCATTTAATTGTCACTTTTCACATGGTGTATGTGTGAATTTTAATATTCTCTTTTGCTGTTTCATATTGACTCAATTTCCCTGGCCTTTGACGTCCATTGCAGGTTGTAGATGAAGGTGAGTTTTTCTCTGAATATCATCATCATTTAGAAATGTGATTTATATGTTGAGTTGAGGCTAGTGTTGAATGCCTTTTGTGGGTCCAAAACAAGGTCCAAAGCGAAGACGTGACTGGGAAAGTTACGTGCTGAGCAGTGATGAAGAAGAGGCAGCTGTTGTTGTTCCTGACAGTCCAGCGACAGCCCCCCTCTCCACTGCCCCTGAGCCCAGTAGCACAGCCAGGTGAGACCGATCAGACCACCCTGCTTACCTTACTATAACCTGTACAATTGTGACTGTAGCCCCACTCTAAAGGTGTGGTTAAAATGCATGGATTCTGTTGTTCACAGATCAACCCCAACAACAATCAGTTGTCCCATCTGTATGGACACGTTCGGAGAGGTAAGTCAGACTTTCACTTTTCCCTTGATGTTAAGCCTCTGGAAATCAGTGTAACTGGCTGTTGTGTGAAGCATTAATTGTATGCACCTTGTAAACAAGCTTCTGCCGCACCCCTCAGATAATTGATGGTGGGAGAACGCTAGTCTCCTCCCAGTGTGGTCACCTGTTCTGCAACACATGCATAAGTGACTCACTTGCCAAATCACAGACATGCCCAACCTGCAGGAAGAAACTGAATCATCAGCAGTATCATCAAATTTACATCTAATCTGTGTTCCTCTTAAACATATTCTGATTGTTGGAGCTTTTTGCACATTGCTTGATGGTTTGGTTCTTTGTTTATTTATGGTTAAATGGTCTTGTCATTTATGGTTAAATGGTCTTGTCATTTATATCTTAAATTTGCACAAATGGGATTTTTTTTTACTGGCCACAACACATTTGAGGGAGGAGAATGTAACCAATCATACACGTCATTGTACGATTGCCTCACTGTACACTATGAAAGTATATTGTGTACAACGTTTTCATGTAATAGTTGTTGTAAATGTGTGTTATGCCTGTGTTTAGACCATCTAGATTACATTTCACTGTTGTGACCCAAAGCGTTCTTGAGAGCTCAAAGAAACTCAACTATTTTGTTTGTTCATATGTATtgtttataaataaataattaaagtaTTTGTTTTTAGCCCTTTCTGTgtgttaaaaaaacaaaacaattattttttataaatatttattgGTTCAgatattggggtggcaggtagtctagtgtttagagcgttgggcctgttccccggtaggcgtcattgtaaatatacatttgttcttaactgacttgcctagttaaattaaataaattggGCCCCTGTATAGTATAATGAGATTTGCAACACACATTGAAGAGAATGGGGTGGGGAAAAGTCGAATACAGGAAGTAGTTTCACTGTAATGTTTGCGCCTAGGAAAAAATAATTTAATtaaagcattgtgtgtgtgtatatgttcatTGATTTCATTCAGTTTGGCTGGAGACATCAAGGCCAGCTTGATTTTCTGATAAGTGTTCTGCGGTTGCGCATTAAGTTGTTACCGAAAACTCGTAAGTAAAATCACATGATTTGTGTCTTGTCATATGACATTGATGAGGGCGACAAGCAACCAGCGACTCACTGGACTTCACAAAAAGAAAGAACCCTAAACTGTCAGAGATGAAATTATTAACTTTTTTGTGCCGATAATATGTGGAGTATGGAATGTTGGGGAGTTTTGTCTACGATTGCTGCCGCCTGTCTGTTAGGTAAGGTTTGTTGTCTTAGCTAATCAACATTAACGTTAGCTTTAGCAGGCAGCACTCTGTTTTTAGATATCTAGATATGACTAAAGGCAATTTGTTTACATGGGATTATTTGAGGTACCCACTTGTGCCAATGGCACTGTAGATACCTTTTTTGTTTGTAAACTTTGTCAAGACAGCCACACCATATGTCacaattttgatttgatttgacatatttTACAAAACGTGATAACTAATTGAATGATTCAAAACGTTCATAAATGACTGAATGCAAAATTACACACTGCTTTGCAACTTTGTTGCATAAATGCAGCTATAAAAGTTTAACATTCCACTTGTCATGTTAAgacattttaatattttattcaTCAAGCACTTCAGCAAAACTGTAAATTACCCAAGCAGTTCCCAATGCTCTGGCAATCTAAACGCAATAGAatataatgtacagtacacacagaaGGCCCTGGCCAACTCGGAGCATTTTGGAGTTTAAACCAGGGGAAATCATATGACCTGGTTTTGAATAATTGCAATTATTGAAGAGGGTGTCTTTCTCTTAGCAAAGCAGCTCAGCTCATGGCTAATGTGATTACTGCGACAATAAGGTCTCTGTTTGCTTCTGTTTCCCCAACTCACTGACAGGTCAGACACCATGATACCTTGTGTTAACGGCATGTGATAATGAGACAAGATATCATGGTGTCTGACCTGTCCACAAATAGCTACATATCCTAAAGAAGACTTACTTTGAAATACTTATTGTGAAACATTGGCTACCACATTGTGAAATAGATCAGTTGGGTGTGATTCAGAATGGCAGCATCATTGTAAAATATCAAAGGAATGAGGAAGTAGACGTCTAAAATCTTTCATGTTGGAACTTTGTGCCATTCTTTGATTAGAAACCAGGCTTAAAAAAACATGTGCTTTACAATTTATAAGACCACAAATACAAAAGGGATTTGGAGAATATGCCACAAAGGCCTATTACTGATGGATTTTCCTCAAACAGTAAGGGTTGAAATCTGTGAATGCCTACTGAAAGATAATCTAATTACAGTGAGGGGAAGgttacagtgccgtgaaaaagtttttgccccctttctgattttctctacaTTTGCATATGTTTTAATACTGAATGTTATCGgatcttcaaccaaaacataataaaagataaagggaacctgagtgaacaaataacaatgacatacttatttcataaacaaagttatgtaACACCCAATGCTCAtttgtgaaaaagtaattgcccctttacaagcaataactggttgtgccacctttagctgcaatgactccaaccaaacacttcctgtagttattgatcagtctctcacgtcgctatggatgaattttggcccacttccatgcagaactgctgtaactcagcaacatttgtgggttttcaaggaTGAATTGCTTGTTTCAAGCCCAACATcacaattgggattaggtctggattttgactaggccattccaaaacttcaaatgtgttgctttttagccattttcatgtagacttgattgtgtcttttgggtcattgtcttgctgcatgacccaacTGCACTttagcttcagctcacagacggatggcctgacattctcctgtagaattctctgatacagagcagatttcatggttccttctattaaggcaagtcatccaggtcctgaggcagcaaagcatccccaaaccatcaggctaccaccaccatgcttaactgttggtatgaggttcttaatGTGGAAAgcagtgtttggtttttgccaggcataatgggacccatgtcacccaaaaagttatacttttgatatctctgtccatagaacattcttccaagagtcttgatgatcttccaggtgctttttggcaaac is from Salvelinus namaycush isolate Seneca chromosome 28, SaNama_1.0, whole genome shotgun sequence and encodes:
- the LOC120023567 gene encoding E3 ubiquitin-protein ligase RNF4-like — protein: MNEAEQDRIEIPDTRCSNNTNEGTADSSNTSRLETIEVLESSDPLVAEEEMVDLTYQVFTSSFVDLTNNNDSSGECKSASSQSHLIVVDEGPKRRRDWESYVLSSDEEEAAVVVPDSPATAPLSTAPEPSSTARSTPTTISCPICMDTFGEIIDGGRTLVSSQCGHLFCNTCISDSLAKSQTCPTCRKKLNHQQYHQIYI